In Cytophagales bacterium, a single genomic region encodes these proteins:
- a CDS encoding chromosome segregation protein ScpA produces the protein MGFEIKLPLFEGPFDLLLFFIQRDELDIHDIPIARITDDFLGYIQQLEEMDIEVASEFILVAATLMRIKARMLLPRKALDEEGNEIDPREELAKRLLEFKKYKSVASELETFEQERLLKEKRGNALSELKSLAEKTNVEAELQDLDLYKLLKVFIKLTKRYELEKNKPTHSVVQYPYTIEDQKKYLLSRLKKSEKVSFIEIIEDCNDRIEIIFNFLAILELSQLNKIAIHIGMGYNNFWIARGEKLAVSSKQ, from the coding sequence ATTCAAAGAGATGAGCTTGATATTCATGACATACCAATTGCCCGGATAACCGATGATTTCTTGGGATATATTCAACAACTCGAAGAAATGGATATAGAGGTTGCGAGCGAATTTATCCTGGTAGCTGCAACGTTAATGCGTATTAAGGCCAGGATGCTCTTACCCAGGAAAGCGCTTGATGAAGAGGGCAATGAAATTGATCCGAGAGAGGAGCTTGCTAAACGCCTGTTGGAATTTAAAAAATATAAATCTGTAGCAAGTGAGCTGGAAACCTTTGAACAGGAAAGATTGCTAAAAGAAAAACGCGGTAATGCCCTTTCTGAACTTAAATCACTTGCTGAAAAGACCAATGTTGAAGCTGAACTACAAGACCTTGACCTGTATAAATTATTAAAAGTATTCATCAAGCTAACAAAAAGATATGAGTTGGAAAAGAATAAACCAACACATAGCGTAGTTCAATACCCCTATACCATTGAAGACCAAAAAAAATATTTACTCTCACGTTTAAAAAAATCAGAAAAAGTATCTTTTATAGAAATTATTGAAGATTGTAATGACAGGATAGAAATTATCTTTAATTTTTTGGCTATTCTTGAACTTTCTCAGCTCAATAAAATCGCAATTCATATAGGGATGGGTTATAATAATTTTTGGATAGCCAGGGGGGAGAAGTTGGCAGTAAGCAGTAAGCAGTAG